From a region of the Mesomycoplasma ovipneumoniae ATCC 29419 genome:
- the nusG gene encoding transcription termination/antitermination protein NusG, translated as MKIYKWYMISTISSKEDVAITLLKNRIKYENLEEHFQEIIKFDVPYYEESTNGKAEKKLKYRNLYKGYFFIKMNMVDKAWFVVRNTQYVTGLVGSHGRGTKPTPISIRQFERMKENWNQKILSFQETNDTTAITWQIGDWAKVTQGPFTGDIGKIIEMNETKTLITVELENVFGRKAPATFEYKNLKKVNN; from the coding sequence ATGAAAATATATAAGTGATACATGATTTCAACTATTTCATCAAAAGAAGATGTTGCAATTACTTTACTTAAAAACCGAATAAAATACGAAAATTTAGAAGAGCACTTTCAGGAAATAATCAAATTTGACGTCCCTTATTATGAGGAAAGCACAAACGGGAAAGCTGAAAAAAAACTCAAATACCGTAATTTATATAAAGGCTACTTTTTTATCAAGATGAATATGGTTGATAAAGCCTGATTTGTCGTTAGAAATACTCAATATGTAACAGGACTTGTCGGTTCTCACGGTCGAGGAACTAAACCAACGCCAATTTCAATACGACAATTTGAGCGAATGAAAGAAAATTGAAATCAAAAAATTCTTAGTTTTCAAGAAACTAATGATACTACTGCAATAACTTGACAAATTGGTGACTGGGCAAAAGTGACTCAAGGACCTTTTACCGGCGATATTGGTAAAATTATCGAGATGAACGAGACTAAAACTTTAATAACAGTAGAACTTGAAAATGTTTTTGGGCGCAAAGCTCCTGCGACCTTTGAATATAAAAATTTAAAAAAGGTCAATAACTAA